A window of Microbacterium luteolum contains these coding sequences:
- a CDS encoding YoaK family protein, with the protein MATPVIAPRSGERAPTVTLWMMMVLTFVTGLVDAVGFLGLDRVFVGNMTGNIVILGMAVAGADDLPVLGPAIALATFTIGAYIGGMVLRRRRKEWSGGVSLLLLTGALVLALLGVAYLLPDWAESDVLELIASSTTAAAMGMQAAVARSLAVADVTTVVVTSTLTSLASESLVAGGVKGVWNRRFAAIAIIFGGALVGALLLRFGVAVPLMLAAVLTVAVVVFGHRSLYTRAVSV; encoded by the coding sequence ATGGCGACACCGGTGATCGCCCCGCGATCGGGGGAGCGCGCGCCCACTGTCACGCTCTGGATGATGATGGTGCTGACGTTCGTCACCGGACTCGTCGACGCGGTCGGGTTCCTCGGGCTCGATCGAGTGTTCGTGGGCAACATGACCGGGAACATCGTGATCCTCGGCATGGCCGTCGCCGGCGCGGACGATCTGCCGGTGCTCGGGCCCGCGATCGCGCTGGCGACCTTCACCATCGGGGCATACATCGGTGGGATGGTCCTTCGTCGGCGTCGCAAGGAGTGGAGCGGCGGGGTGTCGCTCCTGCTGCTCACGGGGGCACTGGTCCTCGCCCTGCTCGGGGTGGCGTATCTCCTCCCCGATTGGGCGGAGTCCGACGTGCTGGAGCTCATCGCCTCCTCGACCACGGCCGCCGCGATGGGCATGCAGGCGGCGGTGGCGCGCAGTCTCGCCGTCGCCGATGTGACGACCGTCGTCGTGACATCCACCCTCACCTCTCTCGCCAGCGAGTCCCTGGTCGCCGGCGGGGTGAAGGGCGTGTGGAACCGTCGTTTCGCCGCGATCGCGATCATCTTCGGTGGGGCGCTCGTCGGCGCGCTGCTCCTGCGCTTCGGCGTGGCCGTGCCGCTGATGCTCGCGGCGGTACTCACCGTCGCGGTCGTCGTGTTCGGCCACCGCTCGCTCTACACGCGTGCAGTCTCCGTCTGA
- the msrA gene encoding peptide-methionine (S)-S-oxide reductase MsrA produces the protein MTDTGTITRTPGTETAVLAGGCFWGMEDLIRRQPGVLDTRVGYTGGSNDHATYRNHPGHAEAVEIVFDPSKTTYRDILAFFFQIHDPSTKDRQGNDIGSSYRSAIFPLSPEQETVARDTIADVDASGLWPAKAVTTIEPEGPFWQAEEEHQDYLIKYPNGYTCHFPRAGWVLPKRADAAV, from the coding sequence ATGACCGACACCGGAACCATCACCCGCACCCCCGGGACCGAGACCGCCGTCCTCGCGGGCGGCTGTTTCTGGGGCATGGAAGACCTGATCCGACGCCAGCCGGGCGTGCTCGACACGCGCGTCGGCTACACCGGCGGGTCGAACGACCACGCCACCTACCGCAACCACCCGGGTCACGCCGAGGCGGTCGAGATCGTGTTCGACCCGTCGAAGACGACGTACCGCGACATCCTCGCGTTCTTCTTCCAGATCCACGACCCGTCGACCAAGGATCGTCAGGGCAACGACATCGGATCGAGCTACCGCTCGGCGATCTTCCCGCTCAGCCCCGAGCAGGAGACCGTCGCGCGCGACACGATCGCCGACGTCGACGCCTCCGGTCTCTGGCCCGCGAAGGCCGTCACCACGATCGAGCCCGAGGGCCCGTTCTGGCAGGCCGAGGAGGAGCACCAGGACTACCTGATCAAGTACCCGAACGGCTACACCTGCCACTTCCCGCGTGCGGGATGGGTGCTGCCGAAGAGGGCCGACGCCGCGGTCTGA
- a CDS encoding GNAT family N-acetyltransferase, producing the protein MTAVQIRDADDSDLPAITEIHNHAVVHTTAIWNEDAVDVADRAAWLADRTARGYPVIVAVDDSGLVGYASYAQWRPHSGYKHTVEHSVYVRGDQRGRGIGKTLMAELIERARAAGIHVMIGGIESGNVASIVLHERLGFAEVGRMPQVGAKFGRWLDLSMLQLMLDDRPAPDAAS; encoded by the coding sequence ATGACAGCCGTGCAGATCAGGGATGCCGATGACTCGGACCTCCCCGCGATCACAGAGATCCACAACCACGCCGTCGTGCACACCACCGCGATCTGGAACGAGGACGCGGTCGACGTCGCCGATCGCGCCGCCTGGCTCGCCGACCGGACGGCCCGCGGCTATCCGGTCATCGTCGCCGTCGACGACAGCGGCCTGGTCGGATACGCGTCCTACGCGCAGTGGCGACCGCACAGCGGCTACAAGCACACGGTCGAGCATTCGGTGTATGTCCGCGGCGATCAGCGCGGTCGCGGCATCGGCAAGACGCTGATGGCCGAGCTCATCGAGCGGGCGCGCGCCGCCGGCATCCACGTCATGATCGGCGGGATCGAGAGCGGGAACGTCGCCTCGATCGTGCTCCACGAGAGGCTCGGCTTCGCCGAGGTCGGGCGGATGCCGCAGGTCGGGGCCAAGTTCGGGCGATGGCTCGACCTCAGCATGCTCCAGCTCATGCTGGACGACAGGCCCGCGCCCGACGCGGCATCCTGA
- the msrB gene encoding peptide-methionine (R)-S-oxide reductase MsrB, translating into MSNDYGRTPEAVSALTNLQYEVTQQDATEPPFRNAYWNTHDDGIYVDVVSGEPLFSSTDKFDSGTGWPSFTKPIDADAVTTRTDRKLFMKRTEARSAGADSHLGHVFDDGPRDAGGLRYCMNSAALRFIPADRLAEEGYGRYSRLFDTTTAHTSEEQS; encoded by the coding sequence ATGTCGAACGACTACGGCAGGACCCCCGAGGCGGTCAGTGCCCTCACGAATCTCCAGTACGAGGTGACTCAGCAGGATGCGACGGAGCCGCCGTTCCGCAACGCCTACTGGAACACCCACGACGACGGGATCTACGTCGACGTCGTCTCCGGCGAGCCCCTGTTCTCGTCGACGGACAAGTTCGACAGCGGCACCGGCTGGCCGAGCTTCACCAAGCCCATCGACGCGGATGCCGTGACCACGCGCACCGACCGGAAGCTGTTCATGAAGCGCACCGAGGCGCGCTCGGCCGGCGCCGACAGCCACCTGGGCCACGTCTTCGACGACGGACCGCGCGACGCGGGAGGATTGCGTTACTGCATGAACTCCGCCGCTCTCCGGTTCATCCCCGCTGACAGGCTCGCGGAAGAGGGGTACGGTCGCTACAGCCGCCTCTTCGACACCACCACCGCACACACTTCTGAGGAGCAGTCATGA
- a CDS encoding catalase produces MTNPHDPAKPATTTQTGTPAPSDAHSLTVGADGPTVLHDRYLVEKLASFNRERVPERNPHAKGGGAFGEFVVTEDVSAYTRAAAFQPGATSEALLRFSSVAGEQGSPDTWRDVRGFALRFYTTEGNLDIVGNNTPTFFLRDAMKFPDFIHSQKRLGDSGLRNADMQWDFWTLSPETAHQVTYLMGDRGLPRSWRHMNGYGSHTYQWVNAAGERFWVQYHFLSNQGVEAMGAAEAQELAGSDADFYRRDLFDAINTGEFPSWDVYVQVMPYEEAKEYRFNPFDLTKTWSKKDYPRIKVGTFTLTRNPQNFFAEIEQAAFSPGNQVPGTGISPDKMLMARVFAYSDAQRYRIGANYNQLPVNQPHAAEVRNYMHEGQMQFTPNPAEHRTYTPNSFGAAGGPEADPQAGVEASWESDGELMRTAATLHLDDDDFGQAGTLYRTVFDDEQRARFLETLTGQGQGITIDEIRERFFQYWTNVDAALGEALRRAV; encoded by the coding sequence ATGACGAATCCGCACGACCCGGCGAAGCCCGCCACCACCACCCAGACCGGCACCCCGGCTCCGAGCGATGCTCACTCGCTGACCGTCGGCGCCGACGGACCCACGGTCCTGCACGATCGCTACCTCGTCGAGAAGCTCGCCTCCTTCAACCGCGAGCGCGTGCCGGAGCGCAACCCGCACGCCAAGGGCGGCGGCGCGTTCGGCGAGTTCGTCGTGACCGAAGACGTCTCGGCCTACACCCGCGCGGCAGCCTTCCAGCCCGGCGCGACCAGCGAGGCGCTGCTGCGTTTCTCCTCCGTCGCCGGCGAGCAGGGCTCCCCCGACACCTGGCGCGATGTGCGCGGCTTCGCGCTGCGCTTCTACACGACCGAGGGCAACCTCGACATCGTCGGCAACAACACCCCGACGTTCTTCCTGCGCGACGCCATGAAGTTCCCTGACTTCATCCACTCGCAGAAGCGCCTCGGCGACTCGGGTCTGCGCAACGCCGACATGCAGTGGGACTTCTGGACGCTCTCCCCCGAGACCGCCCACCAGGTCACCTACCTCATGGGCGACCGCGGACTCCCCCGGAGCTGGCGCCACATGAACGGCTACGGCTCGCACACCTACCAGTGGGTCAACGCCGCAGGCGAGCGCTTCTGGGTGCAGTACCACTTCCTGTCGAACCAGGGTGTCGAGGCCATGGGCGCCGCCGAGGCCCAGGAGCTCGCCGGATCGGATGCCGACTTCTACCGCCGCGACCTCTTCGACGCGATCAACACCGGCGAGTTCCCCTCGTGGGACGTCTACGTGCAGGTCATGCCCTACGAGGAGGCGAAGGAGTACCGCTTCAACCCGTTCGACCTCACCAAGACCTGGTCGAAGAAGGACTACCCGCGCATCAAGGTCGGCACGTTCACGCTGACCCGGAACCCGCAGAACTTCTTCGCCGAGATCGAGCAGGCCGCGTTCTCGCCGGGCAACCAGGTGCCCGGCACCGGCATCTCGCCCGACAAGATGCTCATGGCCCGCGTCTTCGCCTACTCCGACGCGCAGCGGTACCGCATCGGCGCGAACTACAACCAGCTGCCGGTCAACCAGCCGCACGCGGCCGAGGTGCGCAACTACATGCACGAGGGCCAGATGCAGTTCACGCCGAACCCGGCCGAGCACCGCACCTACACGCCGAACTCCTTCGGTGCGGCCGGTGGCCCCGAGGCCGACCCGCAGGCAGGCGTCGAGGCGAGCTGGGAGTCCGACGGCGAGCTGATGCGCACCGCCGCGACCCTGCACCTCGACGACGACGACTTCGGTCAGGCCGGCACCCTGTACCGCACCGTCTTCGACGACGAGCAGCGCGCCCGGTTCCTCGAGACCCTGACGGGTCAGGGCCAGGGCATCACGATCGACGAGATCCGCGAGCGCTTCTTCCAGTACTGGACGAACGTGGATGCCGCGCTCGGCGAGGCGCTGCGCCGCGCAGTCTGA
- a CDS encoding DUF808 domain-containing protein: MSVGLLAVVDDILSAAMKASAKAAGVVIDDAAVTPQYVQGITPARELPVVGKIALGSLANKFLIIIPAALLLTAFAPWVLPYLLILGGAYLCFEGAEKVLEWFGVQHGHADEGDRDEKKLVLGAVRTDLILSTEIMLISLANLEAGLDIWTTLAILAVIALLMTGVVYGAVALLVKIDDIGLKMAKNPVQRVRHTGTRIVRSMPAVFRFISILGTVAMLWVGGHLVLVNLGEVGWHFPVDILHAVEHALESAGAVIVWIVDTIISAIAGLALGLLIVGIVLGIGRMLGKKPSFHEGEESPADVHV; encoded by the coding sequence ATGTCCGTTGGACTTCTCGCCGTCGTCGACGACATCCTGAGCGCCGCGATGAAGGCGTCGGCGAAGGCGGCGGGCGTCGTGATCGACGACGCCGCGGTCACGCCGCAGTACGTGCAGGGCATCACTCCTGCCCGCGAACTGCCTGTCGTCGGCAAGATCGCTCTCGGCTCGCTCGCCAACAAGTTCCTCATCATCATCCCGGCGGCTCTGCTGCTCACCGCCTTCGCACCATGGGTGCTGCCGTACCTGCTGATCCTCGGCGGCGCGTACCTGTGCTTCGAGGGTGCCGAGAAGGTGCTGGAGTGGTTCGGCGTGCAGCACGGCCACGCCGACGAGGGCGACCGCGACGAGAAGAAGCTCGTGCTCGGGGCCGTGCGCACCGACCTCATCCTCTCCACCGAGATCATGCTCATCTCGCTCGCGAACCTGGAGGCCGGCCTCGACATCTGGACGACGCTGGCGATCCTCGCCGTGATCGCCCTGCTGATGACCGGCGTCGTCTACGGCGCTGTCGCGCTGCTGGTGAAGATCGACGACATCGGCCTGAAGATGGCGAAGAACCCCGTACAGCGCGTGCGCCACACCGGCACTCGGATCGTGCGCTCGATGCCCGCGGTCTTCCGCTTCATCAGCATCCTCGGAACCGTCGCCATGCTGTGGGTCGGCGGTCACCTCGTGCTGGTGAACCTCGGCGAGGTCGGCTGGCACTTCCCGGTCGACATCCTGCACGCCGTCGAACACGCGCTCGAGTCCGCGGGCGCCGTCATCGTCTGGATCGTCGACACGATCATCTCGGCGATCGCCGGCCTCGCGCTCGGCCTGCTGATCGTGGGCATCGTGCTCGGCATCGGACGGATGCTGGGCAAGAAGCCGAGCTTCCACGAGGGCGAGGAATCTCCCGCCGACGTGCACGTCTGA
- a CDS encoding alpha/beta fold hydrolase, translating to MDAVAVPLSDLTSMPEPQQVYAADGTRLATYTWGDLDAPVVVAVHGFASNARDNWVLTGWVRELTRAGYRVLALDQRGHGHSAKPHQPEDYGIRTLATDVESVMDAYLVDDAFYVGYSLGARVGWEVVRDLPQRIERAVLGGVPDGIPLARLDLDQVRAYIADGTPVADQTTQNYIALTERVPGNDLQALVALAEGMRASGTIDPDPADAPTRPILFATGSKDAIIEGSRALASAAHDGRFFEIPNRNHFNAPGSRDFKEAALAFLAEG from the coding sequence ATGGATGCCGTGGCCGTCCCTCTCTCCGACCTGACCAGCATGCCCGAACCGCAGCAGGTGTACGCGGCCGACGGCACGCGCCTCGCGACGTACACCTGGGGCGACCTGGATGCTCCGGTCGTCGTGGCCGTGCACGGCTTCGCGTCGAACGCGCGCGACAACTGGGTGCTCACCGGCTGGGTGCGCGAGCTGACGCGTGCCGGCTACCGGGTGCTCGCCCTCGACCAGCGCGGGCACGGGCACAGCGCCAAGCCGCATCAGCCGGAGGACTACGGCATCCGCACCCTCGCGACCGACGTCGAGTCCGTCATGGACGCGTATCTCGTCGACGACGCGTTCTACGTCGGGTACTCGCTGGGGGCGCGGGTGGGCTGGGAGGTCGTGCGCGATCTCCCGCAGCGCATCGAGCGCGCGGTGCTCGGCGGCGTGCCCGACGGCATCCCCCTCGCCCGGCTGGATCTGGACCAGGTGCGGGCGTACATCGCCGACGGCACGCCGGTCGCCGACCAGACGACGCAGAACTACATCGCCCTCACCGAGCGGGTGCCGGGCAACGACCTGCAGGCGCTCGTCGCGCTGGCGGAGGGCATGCGCGCATCCGGCACGATCGATCCGGATCCCGCGGATGCTCCGACCCGGCCGATCCTCTTCGCCACGGGCTCGAAGGACGCGATCATCGAGGGGTCCCGCGCCCTGGCATCCGCTGCGCACGACGGGCGCTTCTTCGAGATCCCGAACCGCAACCACTTCAACGCTCCGGGCTCGCGGGACTTCAAGGAAGCGGCGCTCGCCTTCCTCGCGGAGGGCTGA
- the pnuC gene encoding nicotinamide riboside transporter PnuC: MDLLRWLAEAFNSQWVLPGGQTLLIREVVGNAFGLASAIGGMRRKIWAWPVGIIGNVLLLTVFLGSILSPDHSLPHLLGQAGRQVMFIAVAIYGWVRWRNAEGGRVSPRWAPTSARIGLVLGMVIGTVALTPLFRALGSWEPVWADAWTFVGSLLATYGMAKGWTEFWLIWIAVDVVGVPLLFSSGYYATGLMYVFYGAFTAVGFVVWWRAQVRAAHPIEIIPPDPSPRRADESA; the protein is encoded by the coding sequence ATGGACCTGCTGCGCTGGCTCGCCGAGGCCTTCAACTCGCAATGGGTGCTGCCCGGCGGGCAGACGCTGCTCATCCGCGAGGTCGTGGGCAACGCCTTCGGCCTCGCGAGCGCGATCGGCGGCATGCGGCGGAAGATCTGGGCCTGGCCGGTCGGGATCATCGGCAACGTGCTGCTGCTCACGGTGTTCCTCGGTTCGATTCTCAGCCCGGACCACTCGCTTCCGCATCTGCTCGGCCAGGCGGGCCGACAGGTCATGTTCATCGCGGTCGCGATCTACGGGTGGGTGCGCTGGCGGAACGCCGAGGGCGGGCGGGTGAGCCCGCGGTGGGCGCCGACGAGTGCGCGCATCGGGCTGGTGCTCGGAATGGTCATCGGCACGGTGGCGCTGACCCCGCTGTTCCGCGCGCTCGGGTCGTGGGAGCCGGTGTGGGCCGACGCCTGGACCTTCGTCGGCTCGCTGCTGGCGACGTACGGCATGGCCAAGGGCTGGACGGAGTTCTGGCTCATCTGGATCGCGGTCGACGTCGTGGGCGTGCCCCTGCTGTTCAGCTCGGGCTATTACGCGACCGGGCTCATGTACGTCTTCTACGGCGCCTTCACCGCCGTCGGGTTCGTGGTGTGGTGGCGAGCGCAGGTGAGGGCCGCGCATCCGATCGAGATCATCCCGCCCGACCCCAGTCCACGACGCGCGGACGAGTCGGCCTGA
- a CDS encoding Fur family transcriptional regulator has protein sequence METTLDSALRGAGLRATAGRVAVLEALDSMAHTDAERVYRAVSDVLPTTSIQSVHNILADLTTAGLVRRIEPAGSAALYERRIGDNHHHIVCTACGAVGDVDCVTGDAPCLTPSSAGGFTVQTAEVTFWGLCPSCQNVAQ, from the coding sequence ATGGAGACAACGCTCGACTCGGCACTTCGCGGTGCCGGGCTGCGTGCGACCGCGGGCCGCGTCGCCGTCCTCGAGGCGCTGGACTCCATGGCCCATACGGATGCGGAGCGGGTCTACCGCGCCGTGTCCGACGTGCTCCCGACGACGTCGATCCAGTCGGTGCACAACATCCTCGCGGACCTGACGACGGCGGGCCTCGTCCGTCGGATCGAACCGGCAGGCTCCGCAGCCCTCTATGAGCGGCGCATCGGCGACAACCACCACCACATCGTCTGCACCGCCTGCGGTGCCGTCGGCGACGTGGACTGCGTCACCGGTGATGCGCCGTGCCTCACGCCGTCATCCGCGGGGGGATTCACCGTCCAGACAGCCGAAGTCACCTTCTGGGGCCTCTGTCCCAGCTGCCAGAACGTCGCGCAGTAG
- a CDS encoding histidine phosphatase family protein — MPTNDPLPDRPTPDNPTGKLVLLRHGETEWSKAGLHTGLTDIPLTARGEDLARGAGELVADYDFSLILTSPLQRARRTAELAGLHAEVDPLLVEWDYGGYEGRTTKDIREELGYNWTAFTHGVIRGDTPGETVEEVAARASRVLTRVLPAMAHGDVALVAHGHFLRILTAVYLRQAPRFGAQISLDAGSVSVLSFYREQPAILSWNYGRELPLAPSES, encoded by the coding sequence GTGCCCACGAACGATCCCCTGCCTGACCGCCCCACTCCCGACAACCCCACCGGGAAGCTGGTGCTCCTGCGCCACGGCGAGACGGAGTGGTCGAAGGCGGGCCTGCACACCGGGCTGACCGACATCCCGCTCACCGCACGCGGGGAGGATCTCGCCCGCGGGGCCGGTGAGCTCGTCGCCGACTACGACTTCTCGCTCATCCTCACCTCGCCGCTGCAACGCGCACGGCGCACTGCTGAGCTCGCGGGACTGCACGCCGAGGTCGATCCGCTGCTCGTCGAGTGGGACTACGGCGGATACGAAGGTCGCACGACGAAGGACATCCGCGAAGAGCTCGGCTACAACTGGACCGCCTTCACGCACGGCGTCATCCGGGGCGACACTCCCGGCGAGACCGTCGAGGAGGTCGCCGCCCGCGCCTCGCGCGTGCTCACCCGCGTGCTCCCGGCGATGGCGCACGGCGATGTCGCCCTGGTCGCGCACGGGCACTTCCTGCGCATCCTGACCGCCGTCTACCTGCGTCAGGCCCCGCGCTTCGGCGCCCAGATCAGCCTGGATGCCGGATCGGTGTCGGTCCTGAGCTTCTATCGCGAGCAGCCGGCGATCCTGTCGTGGAACTACGGACGCGAACTGCCCCTGGCCCCCTCGGAGTCCTGA